The following proteins are encoded in a genomic region of Primulina huaijiensis isolate GDHJ02 chromosome 3, ASM1229523v2, whole genome shotgun sequence:
- the LOC140972280 gene encoding glucan endo-1,3-beta-glucosidase 13-like, with amino-acid sequence MNFPFFISALMLLLHAAESSATTVGVTYNTMTPDVPPPEHVVPVLQSLKISAVRLLNPIPAAVRSFAYTNISLLLSVPNYLIPSFAANRSAADLWLYSHVLPYHPRTRISLISVGSDAITDVATTYSTLDPSTILLSAMQNLHLSLRDLGVHTIRVSTTFSFVEIMTTSFPPSAAEFQEPLSSLILRPLLQFLDETNSSLLINLYPYNVYRINSEIPIGFALFQENPFNFRDDVVTGVRYRNLFDMMVDAVVAAMAVAWQENIPVIVTETGWPSEAEPQAAGNYAEMYLKGLVKHLRSGLGTPLRKEGVTEAYVYQLFDESDSKYNGSSANGTYDYASTRERAGQHWGIMHPNLTMKFKVDFSASTWILGNDKRLVKVVVRLCASLLSVSLLL; translated from the coding sequence ATGAACTTCCCTTTCTTCATCTCCGCTCTCATGCTCCTCCTCCACGCCGCCGAATCCTCCGCCACAACTGTCGGAGTGACCTACAACACCATGACCCCGGACGTCCCACCGCCGGAACACGTAGTCCCCGTCCTCCAGTCCCTTAAGATCTCCGCCGTTCGACTCTTGAACCCCATCCCAGCCGCAGTCCGCTCCTTCGCCTACACGAACATCAGCCTCCTGCTCTCCGTCCCTAATTACCTGATTCCTTCTTTCGCCGCCAATCGCTCCGCCGCAGACCTCTGGCTGTACTCGCATGTCCTCCCCTACCATCCTCGTACCCGAATTTCTCTCATATCCGTCGGTTCTGACGCAATAACCGATGTTGCTACTACATATTCCACGCTGGACCCTTCGACTATCCTCCTTTCCGCCATGCAGAACCTCCATCTCTCTCTGCGGGACCTCGGGGTTCACACCATACGTGTTTCCACCACCTTCTCATTCGTCGAAATAATGACGACTTCGTTCCCCCCTTCCGCCGCCGAATTCCAGGAACCTCTCAGTTCTTTGATCCTCAGGCCGCTGCTTCAGTTCTTGGACGAAACCAACTCTTCCTTGTTGATCAATCTTTACCCTTACAATGTCTACAGAATAAACTCTGAAATACCAATTGGATTCGCTCTGTTTCAAGAAAACCCCTTCAATTTCCGAGACGACGTTGTCACGGGAGTCCGTTACAGGAATCTATTCGACATGATGGTGGACGCGGTTGTCGCAGCAATGGCAGTTGCCTGGCAGGAGAATATTCCGGTGATCGTGACCGAGACCGGGTGGCCGAGTGAAGCCGAGCCTCAGGCTGCAGGAAACTATGCAGAGATGTACTTGAAGGGGTTGGTGAAGCACTTGAGGTCCGGGTTAGGGACGCCTTTGAGAAAAGAAGGGGTGACTGAGGCATACGTCTACCAGTTGTTCGACGAAAGCGATTCAAAGTACAATGGTAGCAGCGCGAATGGTACATACGATTATGCTTCCACGAGAGAAAGAGCAGGGCAACACTGGGGCATTATGCATCCAAATTTGACTATGAAGTTCAAGGTTGATTTCTCAGCTTCAACATGGATTCTTGGGAATGATAAAAGATTGGTGAAGGTGGTTGTTAGACTATGTGCATCTCTGTTAAGTGTTTCGCTTCTACTTTAA
- the LOC140973902 gene encoding adenylate isopentenyltransferase 5, chloroplastic-like produces MRISLSACNQVQPLVNFPGSLINMDQLILPRQRRKDKVVVVIGATGTGKSRLSIDLANRYDAEVINSDKMQIYKGLDIVTNKVTDEERRGVPHHLLGIAPPDEDFTAGDFVYHASLAADRITKRGRLPIIVGGSNSYVKALVNDNIEFRNKYEFCFLWVDVLMPILHSFVSKRVDRMVDARLVDEVKEFFDPLGDYTRGIRRAIGVPEMHEYFRNEPFHDDESRVKILEEAIKQIKSNTCILSCRQLQNILRLEGLLERRMHRLDATEAFLKHGDEANEAWERSVAKQSIKIVDRFLSRTNTTQMSSTISPTHVPIMAPVPSIFLGSTTATAVVTATR; encoded by the coding sequence ATGAGGATATCATTGTCTGCCTGCAATCAAGTACAACCACTGGTGAACTTTCCGGGTAGTTTGATCAATATGGATCAACtgatacttccccggcaacgccGGAAGGACAAGGTGGTGGTGGTGATTGGTGCCACAGGCACCGGTAAGTCTCGGCTTTCGATCGACTTGGCTAATCGTTACGACGCCGAAGTTATCAACTCTGATAAAATGCAGATTTACAAAGGTTTAGACATAGTGACCAATAAGGTTACGGATGAGGAACGTCGTGGAGTGCCCCATCATTTGCTCGGAATCGCCCCTCCAGACGAGGATTTCACGGCAGGCGATTTCGTGTACCATGCATCCCTTGCTGCCGACAGAATAACGAAGAGGGGCCGGTTGCCGATCATCGTCGGAGGGTCGAATTCTTATGTGAAGGCGCTTGTGAACGATAACATCGAGTTCCGGAACAAGTACGAGTTTTGCTTTCTTTGGGTGGACGTTTTGATGCCAATCCTACATTCTTTCGTCTCGAAAAGAGTCGATCGAATGGTGGATGCTCGACTCGTGGATGAGGTCAAGGAGTTTTTCGACCCCTTGGGAGATTATACTCGTGGAATCCGGCGTGCTATCGGGGTACCGGAGATGCATGAATATTTCAGAAATGAACCATTTCATGATGATGAAAGTAGGGTTAAGATTCTTGAGGAGGCTATCAAGCAAATCAAATCCAACACTTGCATTTTGTCTTGTAGACAACTTCAAAACATTTTGAGATTAGAGGGATTATTGGAGCGGCGGATGCATCGCCTCGATGCCACTGAGGCTTTCCTCAAACATGGCGACGAGGCCAATGAAGCTTGGGAACGATCAGTGGCAAAGCAGAGTATCAAGATCGTGGACCGTTTTCTCTCGAGAACTAATACCACACAAATGTCCTCAACCATATCGCCAACCCACGTGCCAATTATGGCACCCGTCCCATCAATCTTTCTTGGATCCACCACTGCCACTGCCGTCGTGACCGCCACCCGTTAG